In the Ornithodoros turicata isolate Travis chromosome 5, ASM3712646v1, whole genome shotgun sequence genome, TCTGGTAAGCAGTTAAAATAAACGAAATAATTCCTTAGATTGCACAAACGATTACGACACAACATTACGAGAAAACAGACTTACCACACTCCGAGGCGACGTCTGCCACTTTCGTGATACTTCATAGGGAGAGTAACGATATTTTTTCTGTGGGCCTCGCTTCTGCTTAGAGACCATTTTGGTGATATGCGCCGTCGAAGCATTGCTCACTGCGGAAGCCGTCAGCTGTCCGTTGCGATTTCTGCAAGACATGCCCCCTGCAACTTGCGGGTAAATGAAATATTAGATACTCACACTTTTACTTGGACTACATGTGGAATGCTTCTGATGTATGCTTGCAGTGAGCCGAATCCTAACCTCCTGAAGGGAATTGTGTGACCAACCATGTCTTGATACTCCACTGTTGCATAAAAACATCTAGGATGTTAAAGCATATAATCGGTGGTCCTCCATGAACTCACTGTCAAGTTGGGGAAGCTGCATTCCATTTTGCACAGTTGAGAGCACTGACCGTAGAACAGTTTCAACTTCCTCTGTATCAGTCATAGCTGCGAAAAAAGTGATCGTTGTCTTTGAAGGCAATAATCGTGGAACCCGTTAGAGATGTCACCTGAGCTTCATTCCACTGCTCAGTGTTTGTCTTTTGTTCCTCCATGCCCGCGCAAAGTCAGGGTctgtgatttatccagacctccGCACCCCCTTCACACCCCCTTCACACCCCCCGAAGTCATTTAGACGTGTGCTGACAATGATATGCAAAGGTGTCGCAACATAACAGCAAAAATGacctcccttttctttttttatttctttttgcgACACCCCTTGTGCTCAAACCCATGTTCAAACCGCTGGCTTCATCTTCAATgaatttcgtccaccagcttgcctgcctcTGCAGCTATGAATTTTAGAACGGCAGACCACGGTAAGCGCCATTATTCTGGAATTAGTTACCTCTGCAACTGTTTGAAACTGCCGGGCAAACAAGCCGAAAATGGTTCACCCTGTGTTCACCCGTATGAAAGGGTACCAACAAAAATCTGATGACCGAGGCCCGAGGCACCGAGGAGCACCAGGAACCGAGGACCTCTTTGTGACGTCACTTCCTGCTAATCCTGCCAATCTCGTTCCCGATGGGCAATGGCTTTGGCTTTGCCTTTTGCAGCCTCTAGCTGCTTTCCAAGTTTCGAAGGCTTTCTCGATTTCCTCGGGACGCAAGTCGTCTGCTCGACGTGAATGAAACTGTTTTGCCAGCATGATTCACGGTTATCGTCATTTTCCAGTAAATGTAAAGATGCAAAAGTTCTTAGGACGACGATTTCTTCCACGATGGTTCTGTAGCAAAGCGACCGTGTACTGCGAAAGACTCGCACACAGAAAGCTGATCCTTCTTGAAGGCAAAGACACGCTTCCCTTTCTACAAGGCATACTAACCAACGACACGAGGCATCTTGCGAACGACCCAGCCGCCAGTGTGAGAATGACTTGTATGTATTCAATGATGTTGAACAATCTCGGTCGCGTGTTATACGATTTGATCTTGTACAAGGTCGATCCCACAAATGAAAATAAACTGCTTCTGGAATGCGATGAAAAGGCAAGATCCGAAATAATGAAGCTTTTAAGCATTTACAAACTTCGCAAAGACGTGAAAATCCACCTTTGCGACGACACCAACGTGTGGGCCGTCTTTCATCCCAACCATTCGCCGGCCGTTATCCCAGTTGAAGGAGACATTAGGGTGAACCATCGAGACCCGAGACTCGATCTCTTGGGGCAACGTGTTCTTGCTCATTCCAAGTGcgacattgcaaaggaaaacaCACACTTGAGGCATAGTAGCACAAAAGAGTACACACAACTCAGGTACCGGCTTGGAGTAAGCGAAGGAGTAGAAGAACACCCACCTGGAAACTGTTTTCCGCTCGAGTGCAATGCAGACTACATGAGTGGTGTCAGCTTCCACAAAGGTTGTTACGTCGGACAAGAGCTCACAGCGCGCACTCATCACACGGGTGTAGTTCGAAAACGGATAATGCCCATCGTTTCCTTGGACTACGTATTGAGTGACGTGCCTTGTGATGCACCCGTCAAGGATCAAGGAGGACACACAGTCGGGAAATACAGAGCAGGACTGGGCCAGTGTGGGCTCGGATTACTCAGGGTGGAAGAATCCGTAAAGGCCCAAGTGTTGACCGTAAATTCTGTCCGGGTGAGTACGGCAAGACCAGGTTGGTGGCCGAGGAAGCAACACCAAGGCTAATATAGTTGTGTATGTACGACGCTCCACAATGGTCAAATGTATTTCATTTTGCACAAGAATCAAATCCAGCATTCACAAACAGTATTTCCACTGTCCTTACATCTGCAAATTTTCAATGAAACCCGCTTGTTTGCAATTTTATTGACATTTCATGAAACCTTAAATACAAACAGTTCTGCTCCCCCTTatggttgtctgaaatctcttTCCTCTGGAGATGCAGAAATGGTGTATGGAGCTCCCACATGTTAAATACCCAGTTTGAAGCATGATACTAGTCAGCAATTAAATGTGCCTCAAAATGTACCACAAAATATGCAAAACGTTATCTCGTGCATTTGGAGTGCTCAGTCGACACGGCAGATTTTCTTGGTGACAGCAGTTCCATGATGCGAGTCAGCCACGGAAAATGGGAACTCTTCTATGCCATGGCAGGCGGCACCTGAAAGACAGCTTGCTCAGAATATACGTACAAAACATGCGGCGTGGATCCATTTTTTTGTCATCACCGGCACACACAGCCAGTTGGCCGGGAATGCAACAAAACTCAATCTCCGTTGGCTTTTCAAAAGACAACAATGGGACGGCTTACCGTATGTCCCATTGATGTTGACGGCCACGAGGGCACCCACAAAGTTGGGATGGTGGCGTACGATACGAGAAAGAGCCTCTCTGCACGCATCTGTGGGAGACAGGCCTCTTCGCATGCATTCTACTGCCTGGTAGCTGTAATTAGATAAGGAAGGCATCTCTAAGGCAAGGCCTACTCAGCATCATTTGCAGGCCACAATCACTTCATGGGTGTAGTGAATGAAGCCTTCTTTCAGCCATGTCCAAGATGTAGTTATATTATCTTAGCAACTACCCAAGCTGAAACCTACAGTGTTAGTCAATATTTTGGACCGTTCCAAAATATGCCTGTCATCTAGTGCAATAATTATTGTACTTTCGGTATCTGACCGCGTATAATGCGAGGTTTTTTACCTCGAAAATGAGCCCTTAAAAGTGGGCCCGCATCATATGAGGTACTCCTAGGCGCTGCACTACCTATCACAAGCCTCTTGCCCTCCACCACTGTGACTCGTCTACAGTGGCGTCATGTGATAACGCAAGTACTCAAGGAGGGCGAAAGGAAAGCTCTATCACGTGCGTGGGTGCTCTGCTGCTTTGGACATGTGCATTCACAAAACTGAAAGTGACTTGAAGATGCTGTCTACACTACGAAATTCGAAAGGCAAACTGTATTTCGAGCTGGCATCCAATAATAAGTATGTCGACATCGTGCAAATTTGTCGTGAACGAGTTCGTCGTTGGCGTTAAGTACGGACGTAGCTGTACTTCCGTGTGTCTACGTGGAACGCCTTTCACGGTCCCAAGTATGAAGTTTATCCAAAGATCAATCTTCATCAGATACTTGACGATGCTTGTCAGCAGAGGCGTAGCGATGGGAGGAGCGAGGCCCTGGCAGGATGTTTGTACAGAATAAAGCAGGAAtgaagaaaatttgaatttacgatctcagCAGCGCGAAttagtattattttttttactttgtttacAGTGGTCTTGGCGGCAGCGAGAGGGGGCACTTGGcgtttaccctgccctgggcaCAAACTCGCCTTGCCACGGCTTTCCTCATCAGACAAGCAATAGCGATGTTGAGAACATGTAAGCTGTGCAGAGCATGACGTCTTTGCTCAGTAAAACATCCGTAAAATGTTGGCATCCGATCCACTTGTGTAACTATTCTTGTAGGGGAATGCAAAAATCCTGCGCCGTATTATTCGCAGTTTGGCAGTAGCTATTCTCCCGTGGGACAGTGAAAATGACCTTATTATATGCGGTAAAATACAGTATATGCGAGACTAAAAATGCATTGAGAAATTAATAATTGAGAATAATGGTGCATTTCACCTGGGTAGAAACCTCATGAGAATGTCTCCATCTCCAGTGCCTGCCGCACCTCCCACATCCCTGTCTGCATAAGCACCTGCTCCGGGAATAGGAGAATCCCCTACCCTGCTGCAATATATTTAGCAATTATTTTAAAAACTGCCAATAATAAGAAACCTACCCAGGGATCTTGTGATTCATGCCATTGGTGGACgttccagctgccaaacgaccTTCAGTGTCAATGACAATCATTCCTATAGTGTCGTGGTTGTCTGCACTTGCAGACGTCGACCGTGTTGTTCGTTTTGGAGGTATTGGTTTGTACGGCCCACAGGACGTTTTCGGGTCTGGAAGCACGTTCTGGAACAATTTCTTTGTATGCAGTGCACGTGGAAAGTACTAAATGGCTCAAACGATATTCTGCATTTCTACACATAAGCAGCACCTTTGCTGTGCCAGAGAACCTGTTGCACACCTTAGGACAGGTGACGACATTGCCAGTTCCAATCAGACCACCGGCTCCACCATTTTGGTCACATAAATTCCCCAAGACGTTAGTGCATCATCTACACTTGTGCGCT is a window encoding:
- the LOC135394189 gene encoding N(4)-(Beta-N-acetylglucosaminyl)-L-asparaginase-like; amino-acid sequence: MNARLLTLSTVAVFCFVNAWASPRNWPVVVNTWDFINATRRAWSVVTTENGTALDAVEQGCSLCEVDQCDGTVGYGGSPDESGETTLDALIIDGTSYSMGAVGDLRRVKQAISVARKVMEHTRHTFLVGDQATAFAVSMGFKEVSLSTNHSKQMWTDWRRGHCQPNYWKNVLPDPKTSCGPYKPIPPKRTTRSTSASADNHDTIGMIVIDTEGRLAAGTSTNGMNHKIPGRVGDSPIPGAGAYADRDVGGAAGTGDGDILMRFLPSYQAVECMRRGLSPTDACREALSRIVRHHPNFVGALVAVNINGTYGAACHGIEEFPFSVADSHHGTAVTKKICRVD
- the LOC135394190 gene encoding putative transferase CAF17 homolog, mitochondrial, which translates into the protein MIHGYRHFPVNVKMQKFLGRRFLPRWFCSKATVYCERLAHRKLILLEGKDTLPFLQGILTNDTRHLANDPAASVRMTCMYSMMLNNLGRVLYDLILYKVDPTNENKLLLECDEKARSEIMKLLSIYKLRKDVKIHLCDDTNVWAVFHPNHSPAVIPVEGDIRVNHRDPRLDLLGQRVLAHSKCDIAKENTHLRHSSTKEYTQLRYRLGVSEGVEEHPPGNCFPLECNADYMSGVSFHKGCYVGQELTARTHHTGVVRKRIMPIVSLDYVLSDVPCDAPVKDQGGHTVGKYRAGLGQCGLGLLRVEESVKAQVLTVNSVRVSTARPGWWPRKQHQG